In one Leptogranulimonas caecicola genomic region, the following are encoded:
- a CDS encoding UvrD-helicase domain-containing protein, which produces MPTLDNAQQSIVDTLGRGLFVEAGAGSGKTFTLVQRLVHALTPDPETGRAYLDDLDQVLIITFTNKAASEIRERVREEFVSRGMHQAAFEVDRAWISTIHGMCERILRESALEAGIDPSFEVVQGHEQSYLLSRAASDVASVTRSDPEFAELYRLYGSAMNAASEEGVAEESKSGSNNTPSALEMALAIAELAASSPEGFSGIRFPGEAPSLRYLVTQCSLALQDLLAVWRPNKGTAGYKKMPLVTQLAEELALLADMPEVKKEGLIDFCERFLEADLKAGSFSKDAKALFYTFRGQLGDALMQVAYEPLRQQENNLLKLAQLIGGRYNHLKVERGVVDNNDLLSLTLRALESNPVIAKRYANRFRLVMVDESQDTDPQQLKIVRLLAGGDDHICYVGDGQQSIYGFRGADVEEYRRVRDRSLDRLVRMNHNYRSHDDILRFVKHSLGDSGILEGFMDLEAFDERKDGYPPAEEPRVVIEHTANYGAKKSLAIKSVADQIANRFQILHKQGVSVGSMALLLRGLNNVDIYIKSLREHGLEALVTAGSSFARSLEVHVIQALLWTLANPRDSYRGTLPLLQSPMFDLSDEDLLFLSKGGRAKGFADALLTPAPDIERVLGRTPSPRLMNAIAVLQKARETMASKPVSQTVRDVCEQSGWLARLGHEGPQGLARQANLLECVRCIDEIIDKRGLGYSRAPKVFSDWLSVAKKGPSTLSTENADAVQIMTIHASKGLEFPVVAIAEAFDDSSGDKRKRLLACSSQGIHSLALSYDPKTLSKLTGLDEGIISKAKSWAEGNLAKVGYEKDQIKTGLDWRLSLEEIKEDRDRQEAARLLYVALTRAREALVIGINTDIHKCGISPQLAAYYLSSLVGEVPKELGVTRFDFGGQEEGVIETVVIEKKDTEDEPEIEEVPAAQRFAMYEALKPAAPLRRWKSSDDIHSYTSDRHQAETLEALAAEDDVQNMQESYTPWAPPQSTGEDPLCFGDAFHELARIAANLRAKPSRQRILAVAKSRELNEQATDRLSLALDNWLASPLCNEAFGYPIVQGEAPFFSAEGNEEYLDSSEGKAGYLTGSIDLLCTDGSRDALVVDYKTGERTLSEHEARELHEMQARYYAHVLMKQGFERVEAAFVLVENVDSEGPLTVRFTFKGEPPKLGAITEPVKETSK; this is translated from the coding sequence ATGCCCACGCTTGATAATGCTCAACAATCTATTGTGGACACTCTCGGCAGAGGCCTTTTTGTAGAAGCGGGTGCCGGATCTGGCAAGACATTTACACTCGTGCAGCGATTGGTTCATGCGCTTACTCCTGATCCAGAAACCGGAAGAGCCTACCTAGATGACTTGGATCAAGTGCTTATCATTACATTCACCAATAAGGCGGCTTCTGAGATTCGCGAACGTGTACGCGAAGAATTCGTCTCACGAGGGATGCATCAAGCGGCTTTTGAAGTTGATCGAGCATGGATCTCAACCATTCATGGCATGTGCGAGCGCATCCTGCGCGAGAGTGCGCTTGAAGCCGGCATAGATCCCAGCTTTGAGGTAGTCCAAGGTCATGAGCAGAGCTATCTGCTTTCTCGGGCTGCGAGCGATGTTGCAAGTGTTACTCGTTCTGATCCGGAGTTTGCAGAGCTTTATAGGCTCTATGGCAGTGCTATGAATGCTGCTTCAGAAGAAGGCGTTGCTGAAGAGTCTAAATCCGGCAGTAACAACACGCCTTCTGCGCTAGAGATGGCGCTGGCTATTGCAGAGCTAGCGGCTTCTTCTCCTGAAGGCTTTTCTGGCATCCGTTTTCCTGGAGAGGCGCCTTCTCTCCGCTATCTTGTGACCCAGTGCTCTTTGGCATTACAGGATCTACTGGCTGTATGGAGACCTAATAAAGGTACTGCGGGTTATAAGAAGATGCCTTTGGTCACTCAACTGGCAGAAGAATTGGCATTGTTGGCTGACATGCCAGAGGTAAAAAAAGAGGGATTGATTGACTTCTGCGAGAGGTTTCTAGAGGCAGATCTTAAAGCTGGCTCTTTTTCAAAGGATGCCAAGGCGCTGTTTTATACTTTTAGAGGACAACTTGGTGATGCGCTTATGCAGGTTGCCTATGAACCCTTACGTCAGCAGGAGAATAATCTTCTAAAACTTGCACAGCTTATTGGTGGACGATATAACCATCTTAAGGTAGAACGTGGTGTTGTAGACAACAACGATTTGCTTTCTCTTACGCTTAGGGCTCTTGAGAGTAACCCAGTTATTGCCAAGCGTTATGCCAATAGATTCCGACTGGTGATGGTCGACGAGTCCCAAGACACAGATCCTCAGCAGCTCAAAATAGTGCGGCTTCTCGCAGGCGGAGATGACCATATTTGCTATGTGGGTGATGGACAACAGTCGATCTATGGATTCCGAGGCGCCGACGTTGAAGAATATCGACGGGTTCGCGATAGGTCTTTAGATCGTCTGGTGCGCATGAATCACAACTATCGAAGCCATGACGACATACTTCGCTTTGTAAAGCATTCGTTAGGGGATTCTGGAATCCTGGAAGGATTTATGGATTTGGAAGCCTTCGACGAAAGGAAAGATGGCTATCCTCCTGCGGAAGAGCCCCGTGTGGTGATAGAACACACAGCTAATTACGGGGCAAAAAAGAGTCTTGCTATAAAGTCGGTGGCAGATCAGATAGCGAATCGTTTCCAGATTCTTCATAAGCAGGGTGTATCCGTAGGTTCCATGGCGCTCTTATTACGCGGCCTTAATAATGTGGATATTTATATTAAGTCGCTGCGAGAACACGGCCTGGAAGCCTTAGTGACTGCTGGCTCTTCTTTTGCCCGTTCTCTTGAGGTCCACGTCATTCAAGCCCTTTTATGGACCTTAGCCAATCCGCGCGATAGCTATAGAGGAACGCTGCCTCTATTGCAGAGTCCCATGTTTGATTTGAGCGACGAAGATCTCCTGTTTTTATCGAAGGGGGGACGTGCCAAAGGTTTTGCCGACGCTCTGCTTACTCCAGCTCCCGATATAGAACGAGTGTTAGGAAGAACCCCTTCTCCACGTTTGATGAATGCAATTGCGGTGTTGCAAAAAGCCAGGGAAACCATGGCTTCAAAGCCCGTGTCTCAAACAGTAAGAGACGTGTGTGAGCAATCTGGATGGTTGGCTCGTTTGGGCCACGAAGGCCCTCAAGGCCTCGCAAGGCAGGCTAACCTTCTGGAGTGTGTTCGTTGCATAGATGAGATCATAGACAAGCGAGGTCTCGGCTACAGTCGTGCTCCAAAGGTTTTTTCAGATTGGTTGAGCGTAGCGAAGAAAGGTCCTTCAACCCTCTCTACTGAAAATGCGGATGCGGTTCAGATAATGACCATTCATGCTTCGAAGGGCCTAGAGTTTCCCGTAGTAGCAATCGCTGAGGCCTTTGATGACAGTTCAGGTGATAAAAGAAAACGCCTGTTAGCCTGTTCAAGTCAGGGAATCCATAGTCTTGCATTAAGCTATGATCCAAAAACTTTAAGCAAGCTTACTGGTCTTGATGAGGGGATTATAAGCAAAGCAAAGAGTTGGGCCGAAGGCAATCTTGCAAAGGTTGGCTATGAAAAAGACCAGATAAAGACCGGTCTTGATTGGCGCCTAAGCCTAGAGGAAATAAAAGAAGATAGGGATCGCCAGGAAGCTGCGCGCCTACTTTACGTGGCCCTTACGCGTGCTCGTGAGGCATTGGTAATAGGTATAAATACTGATATACATAAGTGTGGTATCTCCCCCCAGTTGGCAGCCTATTATTTGTCCTCCTTAGTTGGCGAAGTGCCAAAAGAACTGGGTGTGACTCGATTTGATTTTGGCGGTCAAGAGGAGGGTGTGATTGAGACTGTAGTAATAGAGAAAAAAGACACAGAGGATGAGCCGGAGATAGAAGAGGTACCCGCTGCTCAGCGTTTTGCTATGTACGAAGCACTCAAACCCGCAGCCCCTCTCCGTCGTTGGAAATCCAGCGACGACATCCATAGTTACACCTCTGACCGCCATCAAGCAGAGACTCTCGAGGCTTTGGCTGCTGAGGACGACGTGCAGAATATGCAAGAGTCTTACACCCCTTGGGCACCACCTCAAAGCACAGGGGAAGATCCGTTGTGCTTTGGTGATGCATTCCATGAGCTGGCGCGCATAGCGGCTAATCTGCGCGCAAAGCCTTCCCGACAGCGTATTTTGGCAGTAGCAAAAAGCCGGGAGCTAAACGAGCAGGCCACGGATCGTTTATCGCTCGCACTGGACAACTGGCTTGCAAGCCCGCTCTGTAACGAGGCATTCGGCTATCCAATTGTGCAAGGGGAGGCTCCGTTCTTCTCTGCAGAGGGAAACGAAGAATACCTGGACTCTTCAGAAGGTAAAGCAGGATACCTCACGGGCTCCATCGATTTGCTGTGTACAGATGGCTCAAGGGACGCGTTGGTGGTTGATTACAAAACCGGCGAGCGAACGTTGAGCGAACATGAAGCACGCGAGCTTCATGAAATGCAGGCACGCTACTACGCCCATGTGCTCATGAAGCAAGGTTTTGAAAGGGTGGAAGCAGCGTTTGTGCTGGTCGAGAATGTCGACTCAGAAGGCCCGCTCACTGTGCGATTCACCTTTAAAGGCGAGCCCCCAAAACTTGGAGCCATTACTGAGCCGGTCAAGGAAACGAGTAAGTAG
- a CDS encoding methylated-DNA--[protein]-cysteine S-methyltransferase — protein sequence MNQDRIKYWQVFDTPWGPVTAVGANKLSAVLLREPSDQEKAVLGQEVTKMQAVDSNEEPVSFGGFGAWLDAYIQGDGPSSALVQVEWPEDATAFCLWVWQSLAEVPQGTTVTYGQLARKWEEERGGRMAAQAVGGALRRNPLPLVYPCHRVLGANGSIIGYAGGTRFKHDLLVHENVLDHVRPSER from the coding sequence ATGAATCAAGACCGCATCAAGTACTGGCAAGTGTTCGATACTCCTTGGGGCCCTGTGACTGCAGTGGGGGCAAACAAGCTCAGTGCAGTGCTTCTGAGGGAGCCTTCTGACCAAGAGAAGGCTGTATTAGGCCAAGAAGTCACTAAAATGCAGGCAGTCGATAGCAACGAGGAGCCAGTTTCTTTTGGTGGATTTGGTGCATGGCTTGATGCCTATATTCAAGGGGACGGCCCCTCGTCGGCTTTGGTACAGGTGGAATGGCCGGAAGATGCAACAGCTTTCTGTTTATGGGTGTGGCAATCGTTGGCTGAAGTACCCCAAGGCACTACTGTCACCTACGGGCAATTAGCTCGCAAATGGGAGGAAGAGCGCGGTGGGCGCATGGCTGCGCAGGCAGTTGGAGGGGCCTTACGACGCAATCCGCTACCGCTGGTGTATCCCTGTCATCGTGTTCTAGGGGCAAATGGATCAATTATCGGTTATGCGGGTGGCACTAGGTTTAAGCATGACTTGTTGGTCCATGAGAATGTGCTTGATCACGTACGACCTTCCGAGCGATAG
- a CDS encoding VanZ family protein — MLHAFSGPFRMAITLWPFISALLTIPVLALIYHRCGRLTLSALVWSYLAVLYALGLGCFTLYPMPQGSSGLGITYGVAPQLNPFAFIGDIQKDGVRAVFQIVANVALFVPLGYMLCRGLQWRWLKVLLAGLAVSLLIETAQLTGFFGLYPYAYRTFDVDDLMSNTLGALVDLGFARLVGVIRPKSAYEVPPITYQPSFVRRCIAAIIDFRLCQICSLLVVGFYAALIYILERHGLVEMMGAQPQLTLASHGLSGYLPLAKADDIAWITFWICLVIFELLVPVTRGGSTLGGSFIRMSCETKKRKGAMRALFYGVRSLVLFCVFSPSIFEGAAMWIPLICILAYPFCHGMPYDLLPGSPQIPGVEQGV; from the coding sequence ATGCTTCATGCATTTTCTGGCCCATTTCGAATGGCTATTACCTTATGGCCGTTCATATCCGCTCTTCTTACCATTCCGGTTTTGGCACTGATTTACCATCGCTGCGGCCGACTCACGCTTTCGGCTCTAGTTTGGAGCTATCTTGCGGTTCTCTATGCGCTTGGACTCGGTTGCTTCACGTTATATCCCATGCCTCAAGGCAGCTCTGGTTTGGGCATTACTTACGGCGTTGCCCCTCAGCTAAATCCGTTTGCATTCATTGGTGACATTCAAAAAGACGGGGTAAGAGCCGTCTTTCAAATAGTTGCTAATGTGGCGTTGTTTGTGCCGTTGGGCTACATGCTTTGTAGGGGATTGCAGTGGAGGTGGCTAAAGGTACTTTTGGCTGGCCTTGCAGTTTCCCTGCTTATTGAGACGGCGCAGCTTACAGGCTTTTTTGGGCTCTACCCTTATGCCTATCGCACCTTCGACGTGGACGACCTTATGTCAAATACCTTGGGTGCCTTAGTGGACCTGGGCTTTGCCCGATTGGTAGGAGTCATCCGGCCAAAATCTGCCTATGAGGTGCCACCGATTACGTATCAGCCCAGCTTTGTTCGTCGGTGCATAGCAGCCATCATCGACTTTCGTCTTTGCCAGATTTGTTCCCTATTGGTTGTGGGCTTCTATGCTGCTCTGATCTACATACTCGAGCGCCATGGCTTAGTAGAAATGATGGGAGCTCAGCCACAGCTCACCTTAGCCAGCCATGGACTATCTGGATATCTGCCCCTGGCTAAAGCAGACGATATAGCTTGGATTACTTTCTGGATCTGCCTTGTCATCTTTGAGCTGCTGGTGCCGGTGACCCGTGGAGGGTCGACCTTGGGTGGTTCTTTTATCCGCATGAGCTGTGAGACTAAAAAGCGTAAAGGAGCGATGCGTGCGCTCTTCTATGGAGTGCGGTCCCTGGTGTTATTCTGCGTATTTTCACCTTCGATTTTTGAAGGAGCTGCAATGTGGATTCCACTTATCTGTATCCTTGCCTACCCCTTCTGTCATGGCATGCCCTATGACCTTCTGCCAGGTAGTCCCCAGATACCCGGGGTGGAACAAGGGGTATAG
- a CDS encoding TDT family transporter, with protein MFKDAIERIPFPICGVALGTIALGNLLNGFIPGIRYVGAALAALMLALLVAKCVMVSDFFHENMENPISASVSGTFPMTIMQLMAVVVPWWGPVATVIWGAAVGAHMALIAFFTWRFVVHFQLDQVFATWFIAYVGLAVASVTAPAFGFIAFGEGVFWFALIALLVLVVLVTVSYLARRGRPEATLPLICIYAAPFNLCIVGAINSAPSASLHLLVALWGVACLMYVIAAVNAVLCLRRQFYPSFAAFTFPFVIAAMASQLLAGELALSGNAFAPMEVIAVIQTIIATALVVYVISRYVVFVATPTVVHAVEEEAWDEVSLTDVPEEENLIGYPRDVAEEAERELHEDDMAV; from the coding sequence ATGTTTAAGGACGCTATCGAACGGATCCCGTTTCCTATATGTGGAGTGGCTCTCGGTACCATAGCTCTCGGTAACCTGCTCAATGGATTTATTCCTGGAATCCGTTATGTAGGCGCCGCGCTAGCCGCTTTGATGCTGGCTTTGTTAGTAGCAAAATGCGTGATGGTGTCTGACTTCTTCCATGAGAATATGGAAAACCCCATTTCTGCATCGGTGTCTGGCACATTCCCCATGACAATCATGCAGCTCATGGCGGTGGTGGTACCTTGGTGGGGTCCTGTAGCAACAGTCATTTGGGGTGCTGCAGTTGGAGCGCATATGGCCCTTATCGCATTCTTTACCTGGCGCTTTGTGGTCCACTTCCAGCTTGATCAAGTATTTGCGACTTGGTTCATCGCCTACGTGGGCCTCGCAGTGGCTTCGGTAACCGCTCCTGCCTTTGGTTTCATTGCTTTTGGCGAAGGCGTGTTCTGGTTTGCGCTCATCGCTCTGCTGGTGTTGGTGGTGCTGGTCACTGTCAGCTATCTGGCACGTCGTGGCCGTCCTGAAGCCACACTGCCCCTGATATGCATCTATGCAGCCCCTTTCAATCTTTGCATCGTGGGCGCAATTAATTCCGCCCCTTCTGCAAGCCTTCATCTGTTGGTGGCCCTTTGGGGCGTAGCCTGCCTGATGTATGTGATCGCTGCGGTCAATGCAGTGCTTTGCTTGCGTCGCCAGTTCTATCCCAGCTTTGCTGCCTTTACCTTTCCCTTTGTAATCGCTGCTATGGCCAGCCAGCTGTTGGCAGGAGAGCTCGCGCTCTCTGGTAACGCATTTGCACCCATGGAAGTCATTGCAGTGATTCAGACCATCATTGCAACGGCCCTGGTGGTCTATGTGATCTCTCGTTACGTGGTCTTTGTGGCAACGCCTACTGTGGTTCATGCAGTGGAGGAAGAGGCTTGGGACGAGGTTTCTCTTACGGATGTGCCTGAAGAAGAGAACCTTATCGGCTATCCTCGCGATGTAGCCGAGGAAGCTGAGCGCGAGCTTCATGAGGACGACATGGCTGTCTAG
- a CDS encoding carbon starvation CstA family protein — translation MNGLVLVVLVAVALAAGYLLYGRWLAHTWGVDPDALTPARRMEDGQSYTPASRFTAFAHQFSSICGAGPVTGTIVAMMFGWLPVLLWVLVGGVFMGAVHDFGALYASMKNNGKSLAQLLEKYVGRTGRRLFLLFSWLFCIIVIAAFTSMVAGTFATVDGPDGLVDFTRSYAGGVAGTISVLFTFVAIAFGWACRRFSLTGVKQFALGCALILGMFAAGMAMPIYLNTVGWVAVVMVYLVFAAAMPIQTLKQPRDYLTVIMMMAMILCAVAGIAVLAFNGQATMTAPMIVDAATFDKLAENGDYIFPVLFVSVACGALSGFHSLVSSNTSSKQLANETDALPVGFGAMVIESFVGVLAIVVAGIMFGDMNTAGTGALNAGVASTPFQIFAAGIARGMTAMSFDNTVATVFMTMNVSALALTSLDAVARIARTSFQEFFFEDKETGEVTVPTSLAGRVVTNVWFSTFLTLAFGLALTFGGYLNIWPLFGASNQLLGGMTMICLAVFCKATGRKGWMLYVPVAFLLVCTFTSLGLSAWGCVTALAADASFATLATKGLQFVFAVLLMVLGVIVARHCLSQLVHCEPGSKPDEAPLWTETGRRNVVSQGLASHESEVVPATDSE, via the coding sequence ATGAACGGATTAGTGCTCGTAGTTTTAGTAGCGGTGGCGTTAGCTGCCGGCTACCTGCTCTATGGTCGATGGCTCGCTCACACCTGGGGCGTAGATCCCGACGCTCTCACCCCCGCACGCCGCATGGAGGACGGACAGTCCTACACTCCCGCCTCGCGCTTTACGGCCTTCGCCCATCAATTTAGCTCGATCTGCGGCGCAGGGCCCGTTACCGGCACCATCGTGGCCATGATGTTTGGATGGCTCCCTGTGCTTCTTTGGGTGCTGGTAGGCGGCGTGTTCATGGGCGCAGTCCATGACTTTGGCGCCCTCTACGCCTCCATGAAGAACAACGGCAAATCGCTGGCTCAATTGCTAGAGAAGTACGTTGGCCGCACAGGTCGCCGCCTCTTCCTTCTGTTCTCCTGGCTCTTCTGCATCATCGTCATCGCTGCCTTCACCTCTATGGTAGCCGGCACCTTTGCCACCGTCGATGGTCCTGATGGCCTTGTAGACTTCACCCGCTCCTATGCTGGCGGCGTCGCAGGCACCATCTCTGTGCTCTTCACTTTTGTAGCCATCGCATTTGGTTGGGCGTGCCGTCGCTTCTCCCTCACTGGCGTCAAGCAGTTTGCCTTGGGTTGCGCTCTTATCCTTGGCATGTTCGCCGCTGGCATGGCTATGCCTATCTATCTCAACACCGTGGGCTGGGTAGCTGTAGTCATGGTCTATCTGGTCTTTGCTGCGGCCATGCCCATCCAAACCCTTAAGCAGCCCCGCGACTACCTCACTGTCATCATGATGATGGCCATGATCCTCTGTGCAGTTGCTGGCATCGCAGTGCTCGCCTTCAACGGTCAAGCCACCATGACTGCACCCATGATCGTAGACGCCGCTACCTTCGACAAGCTTGCCGAGAATGGCGACTACATCTTCCCCGTGCTTTTTGTCTCTGTAGCCTGTGGCGCACTCTCTGGCTTCCACAGCCTCGTATCTTCTAACACTTCTTCTAAACAGCTCGCTAACGAGACTGACGCTCTTCCCGTTGGCTTTGGCGCTATGGTCATCGAGTCTTTTGTAGGCGTTCTGGCCATCGTGGTCGCCGGCATCATGTTTGGCGACATGAACACTGCCGGTACCGGCGCTCTCAATGCAGGTGTCGCAAGCACCCCCTTCCAGATCTTTGCTGCAGGCATTGCTCGCGGTATGACCGCTATGAGCTTCGACAACACCGTAGCTACCGTTTTCATGACCATGAATGTATCTGCATTGGCACTCACCTCTCTTGATGCGGTGGCCCGTATCGCCCGTACCTCTTTCCAGGAATTCTTCTTCGAGGACAAGGAGACCGGTGAGGTAACTGTCCCCACTTCTCTGGCTGGACGCGTAGTGACCAATGTCTGGTTCTCCACCTTCCTCACCCTCGCCTTCGGTTTGGCGCTCACCTTTGGCGGATACCTCAACATTTGGCCCCTCTTCGGAGCCTCCAACCAGCTCTTGGGTGGCATGACTATGATCTGCCTGGCCGTCTTTTGTAAGGCCACTGGCCGTAAAGGCTGGATGCTCTATGTGCCCGTCGCATTCCTGCTGGTATGCACTTTCACCAGCTTGGGGCTCTCTGCGTGGGGCTGTGTTACCGCTCTTGCCGCCGATGCAAGCTTCGCCACTCTTGCCACCAAGGGACTCCAGTTTGTTTTCGCTGTGCTTTTGATGGTGCTGGGCGTCATTGTTGCCCGCCACTGCCTAAGCCAGCTGGTTCACTGCGAGCCTGGCTCCAAGCCCGACGAGGCTCCCCTGTGGACTGAAACCGGTCGTCGCAATGTGGTCTCCCAAGGTCTCGCTTCTCATGAATCTGAAGTGGTCCCCGCAACCGATAGCGAGTAG
- the tatA gene encoding twin-arginine translocase TatA/TatE family subunit yields MLGGLGPAELIIILVIVLVIFGPKNLPKLGASLGKTVKNIREGMESEDSKDAKDPKKIEAEDVDVVDEDKDDQE; encoded by the coding sequence ATGTTAGGTGGTTTGGGTCCGGCAGAGCTTATCATCATCCTCGTCATCGTTTTGGTCATCTTCGGGCCCAAGAACCTCCCCAAGCTCGGTGCCTCTCTGGGCAAGACCGTCAAGAACATTCGCGAGGGCATGGAGAGCGAAGACTCCAAGGACGCCAAAGATCCCAAGAAGATCGAGGCAGAGGATGTCGACGTGGTGGACGAGGACAAGGACGACCAGGAGTAA
- the greA gene encoding transcription elongation factor GreA, whose product MATSQVQLTPEGRQKLVDELAWREGEHAKEITEAIKTAKDFGDLSENAEYDAAKEEQARNEARCNEIRQILANAITIESSALGDMVSIGSKVTVLDKDSGKTLTLAIVGTTETNSLEHKISTESPVGAALLGHSKGETVTVTSPNGMTRTYQIDDIERL is encoded by the coding sequence GTGGCTACTTCTCAGGTCCAGCTCACTCCCGAAGGCCGTCAGAAACTCGTAGATGAGCTTGCGTGGCGCGAAGGAGAACATGCCAAGGAGATCACTGAGGCTATCAAGACGGCCAAAGACTTTGGCGACCTCTCCGAGAACGCAGAGTATGACGCCGCTAAAGAGGAGCAGGCTCGCAATGAGGCTCGTTGCAATGAGATTCGCCAGATTCTCGCCAACGCCATCACCATCGAGTCTTCTGCACTGGGCGACATGGTGTCTATCGGCTCCAAGGTCACCGTTCTCGACAAGGATTCAGGCAAAACGCTTACCCTGGCTATCGTAGGTACCACAGAGACCAATTCGTTGGAGCACAAGATCTCAACGGAGTCCCCGGTAGGCGCTGCCCTTCTCGGCCACTCCAAAGGCGAGACCGTGACTGTCACCTCTCCCAACGGTATGACCAGGACTTATCAGATTGACGATATCGAGCGCCTCTAA
- the lysS gene encoding lysine--tRNA ligase: MAENTDTQTTTDERTLRRAKRQAMLDAGVSPYPSHFEPTAFSADLEVRYKDLPDGEFTDDVVTMAGRVRAIRNQGKIAFLSLQDRQGQIQLFFRVNNLSESDWELLKTVDLGDIIGVTGPVMRSRRGQLSVAPHSLVMLSKALRPLPEKFHGLSDKETRYRQRYADMIVNPDVLETFKKRSRMIAAVRRYMDGEGYYEVETPILQYTLGGANARPFITHHNALDMDFYLRIATELHLKRLIVGGMDRVYEIGRQFRNEGMDQTHNPEFTTLEAYRAYSDIEGMKELAEGIFKAACHEICDSEQIVYQGTQVDLSGTWRSATMAELVSEVCGRELSIDSSLEELRAENDKHSLAWEPSWGAGKLLFNLYDELVEQTIVNPTFVCDYPVEVSPLAKRKPSDPRLTDRFELVICGHEYANAFTELNDPVDQESRFADQVAAKAAGDDEAMEYDQDYVRALEYGMPPTGGIGIGMDRMAMLLCDQPSIRDVLPFPHMRPEIFD, translated from the coding sequence ATGGCTGAGAATACGGACACCCAAACCACCACCGACGAGCGCACGCTGCGCCGTGCCAAGCGCCAGGCCATGCTGGATGCAGGAGTGAGTCCTTATCCGTCTCACTTTGAGCCCACCGCGTTCTCCGCAGATCTTGAAGTGCGTTATAAGGACTTGCCTGACGGCGAGTTCACCGACGATGTGGTAACCATGGCTGGCCGCGTGCGCGCCATTCGCAACCAGGGCAAGATCGCCTTCTTGAGCTTGCAGGACCGCCAGGGTCAGATCCAGCTGTTCTTCCGCGTCAACAACCTCTCCGAGTCAGACTGGGAGCTGCTCAAGACGGTGGACTTGGGCGATATCATTGGAGTTACCGGGCCGGTGATGCGCTCCCGCCGCGGCCAGCTCTCTGTGGCGCCCCACAGCCTGGTGATGCTTTCCAAGGCCCTGCGTCCTCTTCCCGAGAAGTTCCACGGCCTCTCGGATAAAGAGACACGCTATCGTCAGCGCTACGCCGACATGATCGTGAATCCGGATGTGCTGGAGACCTTCAAGAAGCGCTCTCGCATGATCGCCGCAGTGAGACGCTATATGGACGGCGAGGGTTACTACGAGGTGGAGACCCCCATCCTGCAGTACACCCTGGGCGGCGCCAATGCCCGTCCCTTCATCACCCACCACAATGCGCTGGACATGGACTTCTACCTGCGCATCGCCACTGAGCTGCACTTGAAGCGCCTCATCGTGGGCGGTATGGACCGCGTCTACGAGATCGGCCGCCAGTTTAGGAACGAGGGCATGGACCAAACCCATAACCCCGAGTTCACCACGCTGGAAGCCTATCGTGCCTATAGCGACATCGAGGGTATGAAGGAGCTGGCTGAAGGCATCTTCAAGGCTGCCTGCCATGAGATCTGCGACAGCGAGCAGATCGTCTACCAGGGTACCCAGGTCGATCTTTCTGGCACCTGGCGCTCGGCTACCATGGCCGAGCTGGTAAGCGAGGTGTGCGGTCGCGAGCTCTCCATCGACAGCTCTTTAGAAGAGCTTCGTGCCGAGAATGACAAGCACTCCTTGGCTTGGGAGCCCTCGTGGGGCGCAGGCAAACTGTTGTTCAATCTCTACGACGAGTTGGTAGAGCAGACTATCGTGAACCCCACCTTTGTCTGCGACTATCCCGTCGAGGTGTCGCCTCTGGCCAAGCGCAAGCCTTCCGATCCTCGCCTGACGGACCGCTTCGAACTGGTGATTTGCGGCCACGAGTACGCGAATGCCTTTACCGAGCTCAACGACCCGGTAGATCAGGAGTCTCGCTTCGCCGACCAGGTAGCTGCCAAGGCAGCCGGCGATGACGAGGCTATGGAATACGACCAGGACTACGTCCGTGCTCTCGAGTACGGCATGCCGCCCACCGGTGGCATTGGTATTGGTATGGACCGCATGGCCATGCTGCTATGCGATCAACCCTCCATCCGCGACGTGCTGCCCTTCCCGCACATGCGGCCGGAGATTTTCGACTAA